A genomic region of Papaver somniferum cultivar HN1 chromosome 7, ASM357369v1, whole genome shotgun sequence contains the following coding sequences:
- the LOC113295582 gene encoding uncharacterized protein LOC113295582, with product MRVLFWNINGVARTAAHSKLRELIRDFHPEVFGLAEPKVACSANFWRRPISEGYSSFIINNSANSGIANLWKGGLEVRSSVIDDFGDWMDDNNLFESDSLGSKFTWCNRKSGTRCIISKLDCAIINAAWLAKFENWWCKALPREVSDHSTLLGYPFSVPRPCRAPFRVQKMWFLHGDFLRMVNENWTLSVHGSPDFIFPYKLKRLKIAMKDWNLRIFGNVNSRLKQDQLRFETTALISGEDPSNTAKLNAMKTLGDTRLQQLTMLKQKSRNKWLVEGSSNSSFFHNSIRMRKSSNTISELVDMNGTCLKNYEQLRNHVVQFYEDKFNGQDPVIEGDLFDFEHASISVEESNAMDMIPSPEEIKQAVFDLSADSAPGPDGFSGCFYRHCWDIIHDDLTKAIIHCWNAGSIPNGVNSSFIILLDKVAFMKGRNIHENIILASEMVNELHYKRKDGNIGLKLDISQAFDTSARISVILNGSPEGYFKINIGLRQGNSKSLHNLVDLLGRYQRASGQTVCRQKSKIYYGGGSSSWCNYIAYYLGMSVATFPDRYLGVQIMPGIVRYRHISNVVEKIRNQLAGWRGSYYIHNMAIYKWPRKFILQCERAIRNFIWSGDSNINRVVVVAFDKIYCPFEEGGLGLTHMATMNKALIMKLWWKIRNSTKKWALFLKAKLFDRKGCIKHSGVKSSILSCLRSVYNCVEKNIKVLIGDARVSDILKDGLWDIPEIHLQYLIVAGLELNRMPIPMGGADVRVWMPELKGEFSVKSATDDVVLLNYFRVQHRSVKWHYHVACFWLPPEANDLPICCDGAARGNPGVAGAGVVARDEYCSVLGA from the exons ATGCGGGTTCTTTTTTGGAATATCAATGGCGTTGCGCGTACAGCAGCACATTCTAAGCTTAGGGAGCTGATTAGAGATTTCCATCCTGAAGTTTTTGGTCTTGCTGAACCAAAAGTGGCGTGCTCAGCAAATTTTTGGAGGAGGCCAATTTCTGAAGGTTATTCTTCGTTTATTATTAATAATTCTGCTAATTCTGGTATTGCAAATCTTTGG AAAGGTGGCTTGGAAGTAAGATCCTCTGTTATTGATGATTTCGGTGATTGGATGGATGACAATAATCTTTTTGAATCGGATTCCTTGGGCAGCAAATTCACTTGGTGTAATAGGAAATCTGGTACTAGGTgtattattagtaagttggattGTGCAATTATTAATGCGGCTTGGCTTGCTAAATTTGAGAATTGgtggtgtaaagctcttcctagggaagtttccgaccattctaCTCTTCTTGGTTATCCTTTTTCTGTTCCTAGGCCTTGTCGAGCTCCTTTTCGTgttcaaaagatgtggtttttacatGGGGATTTTCTTCGGATGGTCAATGAGAATTGGACTTTGTCTGTTCATGGTTCTCCTGATTTTATTTTCCCTTACAAATTAAAGCGGCTGAAGATTGCAATGAAGGATTGGAATCTGAGGATTTTTGGTAATGTGAATTCTCGTTTGAAGCAAGACCAACTTCGTTTTGAGACAACAGCTCTTATTTCAGGTGAGGATCCTAGTAATACTGCTAAACTAAATGCAATGAAAACTTTAGGTGATACTCGTTTGCAACAGTTAACTATGCTCAAGCAAAAGTCTAGGAACAAATGGTTGGTGGAGGGTTCAAGTAATTCCAGTTTCTTTCATAATAGTATTAGAATGAGAAAAAGTTCTAATACTATTTCGGAACTTGTTGATATGAATGGGACTTGTTTGAAAAATTATGAGCAGCTTCGTAATCATGTAGTTCAGTTCTATGAAGATAAGTTCAATGGCCAAGATCCGGTGATAGAAGGTGATTTATTTGATTTTGAGCATGCTTCAATTTCTGTTGAGGAGAGCAACGCCATGGATATGATTCCTTCCCCGGAAGAAATTAAGCAAGCTGTTTTTGATCTGAGTGCGGATAGTGCCCCAGGGccggatggtttctctggttgtttctatcGTCATTGTTGGGATATTATTCATGATGATTTAACCAAGGCCATTATTCATTGTTGGAATGCGGGTAGTATTCCAAATGGTGTTAATTCATCTTTTATCATCTTGCTGGATAAG GTAGCCTTCATGAAAgggagaaatattcatgagaatattaTCTTGGCGTCAGAGATGGTTAATGAGTTGCATTATAAACGCAAGGATGGCAACATTGGccttaaacttgatatttctcaagcttttgacacg TCTGCTAGAATTTCTGTCATTTTGAATGGTAGTCCGGAAGGTTACTTCAAGATTAACATAGGTTTGCGTCAAG gtaaTTCCAAAAGTCTTCATAATCTTGTAGACTTGTTGGGAAGATATCAGCGTGCTTCAGGCCAGActgtttgtcgtcaaaagagtaagatttattatggtggtggttcttcgAGTTGGTGTAATTATATTGCATATTATTTGGGGATGAGTGTAGCTACTTTTCCGGACCGCTATTTGGGCGTTCAAATTATGCCAGGTATTGTTCGATATCGCCATATTAGCAATGTGGTTGAAAAGATTAGAAATCAGCTTGCTGGTTGGAGAGGGAG TTATTACATTCATAATATGGCTATTTATAAGTGGCCTCGTAAGTTTATTCTTCAATGTGAGAGGGCTATCCGTAACTTTATTTGGTCTGGTGATTCGAACATTAATCGTGTAGTGGTAGTGGCTTTTGATAAAATCTATTGCCCTTTTGAGGAGGGGGGTCTCGGACTAACTCATATGGCCACTATGAACAAAGCTCTTATTATGAAACTTTGGTGGAAGATTCGTAATTCTACAAAGAAGTGGGCTCTTTTCCTGAAGGCAAAATTATTTGATCGTAAGGGTTGTATTAAGCATTCAGGGGTTAAATCTTCTATTTTGTCTTGTTTAAGGAGTGTGTATAATTGTGTGGAAAAGAATATTAAGGTCTTAATTGGTGATG CTAGAGTTAGTGATATTTTAAAGGATGGCCTTTGGGATATTCCTGAAATTCACTTGCAATACTTGATTGTTGCTGGTCTAGAGTTGAATAGGATGCCAATTCCTATGGGTGGAGCTGATGTTAGGGTATGGATGCCGGAGTTGAAGGGTGAGTTCAGCGTTAAGTCTGCAACTGATGatgttgttcttctgaactaTTTTAGAGTGCAGCACCGTAGTGTGAAGTGGCATTATCATGTGGCTTGTTTTTGGTTACCGCCTGAGGCTAATGACTTACcaatttgttgtgatggagcggcGAGAGGAAACCCAGGCGTTGCGGGTGCAGGTGTAGTAGCTAGGGATGAGTATTGTTCAGTTCTTGGTGCATGA
- the LOC113295583 gene encoding uncharacterized protein LOC113295583 encodes MRVLFWNINGVARTAAHSKLRELIRDFHPEVFGLAEPKVACSANFGRRLISEGYSSFIINNSANSGIANLWKGGLEIRLSVIDDFSDWMDDNNLFESDSLGSKFTWCNRQSGTRRIISKLDRAIINAAWLAKFENWRPCRAPFRVQKMWFLHGDFLRMVNESWTLSVHGSPDFIFPYKLKRLKIAMKDWNLRIFGNVNSRLKQDQLRFETTALISDEDPSNTAKLNAMKTLCDTRLQQLTMLKQKSRNKWLVEGSSNSSFFHNSIRIRKSSNTISELVDMNGTCLTNYEQLRNHVVQFYEDKFNGQDPVIEGDLFDFEHASISVEESNAMDMIPSPEEIKQAVFDLSADSAPGPDGFSGCFYRHCWDIIHDDLTKAIIHCWNAGSIPNGVNSSFIILLAKSARISVILNGSPEGYFKINRGLRQGNSKSLHNLVDLLGRYQRASGQTVCRQKSKIYYGGGSSSWCNYIASYLGMSVATFPDRYLGVQIMPGIVRYRHISNVVEKIRDQLAGWRGRLLSFHDRIVLVKSVIASYYIHNMAIYKWPRKFILQCERAIRNFIWSGDSNINRVVVVAFDKIGCP; translated from the exons ATGCGGGTTCTTTTTTGGAATATCAATGGTGTTGCGCGTACAGCAGCACATTCTAAGCTTAGGGAGCTGATTAGAGATTTCCATCCTGAAGTTTTTGGTCTTGCTGAACCAAAAGTGGCGTGCTCAGCAAATTTTGGGAGGAGGCTAATTTCTGAAGGTTATTCTTCGTTTATTATTAATAATTCTGCTAATTCTGGTATTGCAAATCTTTGG AAAGGTGGCTTGGAAATAAGATTGTCTGTTATTGATGATTTCAGTGATTGGATGGATGACAATAATCTTTTTGAATCGGATTCCTTGGGAAGCAAATTCACTTGGTGTAATAGGCAATCTGGTACTAGGCgtattattagtaagttggatcgtgcaaTTATTAATGCGGCTTGGCTTGCTaaatttgagaattggcg GCCTTGTCGAGCTCCTTTTCGTgttcaaaagatgtggtttttacatGGGGATTTTCTTCGGATGGTCAATGAGAGTTGGACTTTGTCTGTTCATGGTTCTCCTGATTTTATTTTCCCTTATAAATTGAAGCGGCTGAAGATTGCAATGAAGGATTGGAATCTGAGGATTTTTGGTAATGTGAATTCTCGTTTGAAGCAAGACCAACTTCGTTTTGAGACAACAGCTCTTATTTCAGATGAGGATCCTAGTAATACTGCTAAACTAAATGCAATGAAAACTTTATGTGATACTCGTTTGCAACAGTTAACTATGCTCAAGCAAAAGTCTAGGAACAAATGGTTGGTGGAGGGTTCAAGTAATTCCAGTTTCTTTCATAATAGTATTAGAATTAGAAAAAGTTCTAATACTATTTCGGAACTTGTTGATATGAATGGGACTTGTTTGACAAATTATGAGCAGCTTCGTAATCATGTAGTTCAGTTCTATGAAGATAAGTTCAATGGCCAAGATCCGGTGATAGAAGGTGATTTATTTGATTTTGAGCATGCTTCAATTTCTGTTGAGGAGAGCAACGCCATGGATATGATTCCTTCCCCGGAAGAAATTAAGCAAGCTGTTTTTGATCTGAGTGCGGATAGTGCCCCAGGGccggatggtttctctggttgtttctatcGTCATTGTTGGGATATTATTCATGATGATTTAACCAAGGCCATTATTCATTGTTGGAATGCGGGTAGTATTCCAAATGGTGTTAATTCATCTTTTATCATCTTGCTGGCTAAG TCTGCTAGAATTTCTGTCATTTTGAATGGTAGTCCGGAAGGTTACTTCAAAATTAACAGAGGTTTGCGTCAAG gtaaTTCCAAAAGTCTTCATAATCTTGTAGACTTGTTGGGAAGATATCAGCGTGCTTCAGGTCAGActgtttgtcgtcaaaagagtaagatttattatggtggtggttcttcgAGTTGGTGTAATTATATTGCATCTTATTTGGGGATGAGTGTAGCTACTTTTCCGGACCGCtatttgggagttcaaattatgcCAGGTATTGTTCGATATCGCCATATTAGCAATGTTGTTGAAAAGATTAGAGATCAGCTTGCTGGTTGGAGAGGGAGGTTATTATCTTTTCATGATCGCATTGTTCTTGTTAAATCAGTTATTGCCAGTTATTACATTCATAATATGGCTATTTATAAGTGGCCTCGTAAGTTTATTCTTCAATGTGAGAGGGCTATCCGTAACTTTATTTGGTCCGGTGATTCGAACATTAATCGTGTAGTGGTAGTGGCTTTTGATAAAATCGGTTGCCCTTGA